One region of Bacillus zhangzhouensis genomic DNA includes:
- a CDS encoding metal-sensing transcriptional repressor codes for MTEHEERHMASPRAEKEKDQLINRLKRVEGQVRGIQQMIENDRYCIDVVNQISAVNAALKKVSLHLMEKHTHHCVADAIKSGNGDEAIEELMTVFTKLTKS; via the coding sequence ATGACAGAACATGAAGAAAGACATATGGCTTCGCCTAGAGCCGAGAAAGAAAAGGACCAATTGATCAATCGCTTGAAACGAGTGGAAGGACAAGTTCGCGGGATTCAGCAAATGATTGAAAACGATCGTTACTGTATAGATGTTGTGAATCAAATCTCCGCAGTCAATGCGGCTTTGAAAAAAGTCAGTCTTCATTTGATGGAAAAGCATACACACCATTGTGTAGCAGATGCTATCAAGAGCGGCAATGGGGATGAAGCCATTGAAGAGTTAATGACAGTCTTTACGAAACTGACAAAATCGTAG
- the smpB gene encoding SsrA-binding protein SmpB → MPKGEGKVVSQNKKANHDYFIEETYEAGLVLQGTEIKSIRAGKVNLKDSFAKIEKGEVFLHNMHVSPYEQGNRYNHDPLRTRKLLLHRKQISKLIGATKEEGYSLVPLKLYLKNGFAKVLIGIGKGKKKYDKREDLKKKDAKREIERAFRDRQKQF, encoded by the coding sequence ATGCCAAAGGGAGAGGGAAAGGTTGTTTCCCAAAACAAAAAAGCAAATCATGACTATTTTATAGAAGAAACGTATGAAGCTGGTCTTGTGTTGCAAGGAACTGAAATCAAATCGATTCGTGCTGGAAAAGTGAATTTAAAAGATTCCTTTGCCAAAATTGAGAAGGGAGAAGTGTTCCTTCACAACATGCACGTGAGCCCATACGAGCAGGGGAACCGTTATAACCATGATCCGCTGAGAACGAGAAAGCTGCTGCTTCATCGCAAGCAAATCAGCAAATTGATTGGTGCGACAAAGGAAGAAGGCTACTCTCTTGTGCCTCTGAAACTCTATTTGAAAAATGGCTTTGCCAAAGTGCTGATCGGAATCGGAAAAGGGAAAAAGAAATACGATAAACGTGAAGATCTGAAGAAAAAAGATGCAAAACGGGAAATCGAACGTGCCTTCCGCGATCGTCAAAAGCAATTCTAG
- a CDS encoding DUF6376 family protein, whose product MKKYVIGILFSGTLVLSGCSGLLDQVNDTTTYVTEANDYVTDIQQFTEDFPKLAEEAVQNAAKKAELTQQLESLKADIQDFNEVTAPKMAEDLHAQIIEKNKVLSEEIQTYLQKLKAGDIDVAAILEDQQGLIKQLQQSVNLLQDIEQLTN is encoded by the coding sequence TTGAAAAAATATGTGATAGGTATCCTATTTTCCGGAACGCTTGTATTAAGCGGGTGCTCCGGCTTGCTTGATCAGGTCAACGATACAACGACATATGTCACTGAGGCAAATGACTATGTGACAGACATTCAGCAATTTACAGAGGACTTTCCAAAGCTCGCTGAAGAAGCTGTGCAAAACGCCGCCAAAAAAGCAGAATTAACGCAGCAGCTTGAATCATTGAAGGCAGATATTCAAGATTTTAATGAAGTCACAGCGCCAAAAATGGCGGAAGACCTGCATGCGCAAATCATTGAAAAAAATAAAGTGCTGTCAGAGGAAATCCAAACGTATTTACAGAAATTGAAAGCAGGCGATATCGATGTTGCCGCCATACTGGAGGATCAGCAGGGATTGATAAAACAGCTTCAGCAATCCGTCAATCTTTTGCAGGATATCGAACAATTAACAAATTAG